From Aedes albopictus strain Foshan chromosome 1, AalbF5, whole genome shotgun sequence, one genomic window encodes:
- the LOC109427487 gene encoding uncharacterized protein LOC109427487, with protein sequence MAANSGVKIFRDILRDSPCRMVYKNFTQQYSKANNLGKAISLERPGTSARPKTAPIAVSPLAHAITAHNLMPEVVTKPAAPERPVTSVRTIKPSLGLLCTGHEKPNGKSPRRRPEAPNRQRPPRRPAEPSRKTPPASNSKQDICKRPHQRKQLESPDANRDSSKRPCKICISDEDCTAAVPEQWQDILNAQSSETSASSSDVGFRHLIGEIEAIRSELVSREDMKNISLQESLELINEIQQRINSVSLSTEGRTTAASGSYLTRLEPAQTATVVGTGKRSIIKAKKSLRSLRFEGGRIIEQDYNKGNRRSQQDGEKVVIRKAKTKQIEKKFDEGPLRCLLPLVSESLKAAQMKF encoded by the exons ATGGCAGCCAATTCTGGAGTGAAAATTTTCCGTGATATTCTTCGGGACAGCCCGTGTCGGATG GTTTACAAGAACTTCACCCAGCAGTACTCGAAGGCCAATAATCTGGGAAAGGCCATCTCCCTGGAACGCCCGGGTACATCAGCACGTCCCAAAACAGCCCCCATCGCTGTTTCACCTTTGGCGCATGCCATAACGGCCCACAACTTGATGCCGGAAGTTGTGACAAAACCTGCAGCACCGGAACGTCCCGTAACCAGCGTCCGAACGATCAAACCTTCGCTAGGTTTACTTTGCACCGGACACGAAAAACCGAATGGGAAGTCACCACGGCGACGCCCGGAAGCCCCTAATCGACAACGCCCTCCACGACGCCCAGCTGAACCGTCCCGTAAAACCCCACCCGCATCCAACAGCAAGCAGGACATTTGCAAACGGCCCCATCAACGGAAGCAGCTCGAATCGCCCGACGCAAATCGCGACTCGTCCAAGAGGCCGTGCAAGATCTGCATCAGCGACGAAGATTGCACCGCCGCCGTCCCCGAACAATGGCAAGATATACTTAACGCACAGTCCTCAGAAACGTCGGCCTCCAGCTCCGATGTCGGCTTCCGACATCTGATCGGAGAGATCGAAGCCATTCGCTCGGAGTTGGTATCCCGGGAGGACATGAAGAACATCAGTCTGCAGGAATCGTTGGAACTGATCAACGAGATTCAGCAACGGATCAACTCGGTTTCTTTATCGACCGAAGGACGAACCACAGCCGCCTCTGGAAGCTATCTGACTCGCCTGGAACCGGCTCAGACGGCCACGGTGGTGGGGACCGGAAAGCGGTCCATCATCAAGGCGAAGAAATCGTTACGGTCGCTACGTTTCGAAGGAGGTCGGATCATCGAGCAGGACTACAACAAGGGAAATCGTCGATCGCAGCAGGATGGGGAGAAGGTGGTGATCCGTAAAGCGAAGACGAAGCAGATCGAGAAGAAATTCGATGAGGGTCCACTGCGGTGTTTGTTGCCACTCGTGAGTGAATCGCTCAAAGCGGCGcagatgaaattttga